In Panthera uncia isolate 11264 chromosome B3 unlocalized genomic scaffold, Puncia_PCG_1.0 HiC_scaffold_2, whole genome shotgun sequence, the following proteins share a genomic window:
- the POLG gene encoding DNA polymerase subunit gamma-1 isoform X1 has translation MSRLLWKKVAGATTVGPGPVPAPGRWGSGSGPAPVPSDGPPPPRPQQVPSSEGGQQRHNPLHIQMLSRGLHEQIFGRGAEKPGEAAVRRSVEHLQRHGLWGQPATPLPDVELRLPPLYGGSLDQHFRLLAQKQSLPYLEAANSLLRARLPPRPPSWAWAEGWTRYGPAGEAVPVAIPEERALVFDVEVCLAEGTCPTLAVAISPSAWYSWCSRRLVEERYSWTSQLSPADLIPLEVPASAGGPTQRDWQEQLVVGHNVCFDRAHIREQYLIQGSRMRFLDTMSMHMAISGLSGFQRSLWMAAKQGKRKARHPTQRGQKSQNKASGPVISAWDWLDISSVNNLADVHSLYVGGPPLEKEPRELFVKGSMKDVRENFQDLMQYCAQDVWATYEVFQQQLPLFLERCPHPVTLAGMLEMGVSYLPVNQNWERYLAEAQSTYEELQREMKKSLMDLADDACQLLSGERYKEDPWLWDLEWGLQEFKQKKVKQVKRKEPVAASQLPTEGAGASGDPKDQEDPGPPSEEEEAQRDVTARACLEHLKGTAEILPKRPQHLPGHPGWYRKLCPRLDDPAWTPGPSLLSLQMRVTPKLMAMTWDGFPLHFSERHGWGYLVPGRRDNLAKAPAEAALASAGVACPYSCLHRNVRAGAIRSSRADGLECKGKQQPEPQEAGLAEEFLLADDSAVWQTVEELGCLEAEAEAREERCGAAVPDQPLAPTAAGGPRASQPAYHHGNGPYNDVDVPGCWFFKLPHKDGSSFNVGSPFAKDFLPKMEDGTLQAGPGGASGPRALEINKMISFWRNAHKRISSQMVVWLPRSALPRAVTRHPRYDEEGRYGAILPQVVTAGTITRRAVEPTWLTASNARPDRVGSELKAMVQAPPGYVLVGADVDSQELWIAAVLGDAHFAGMHGCTAFGWMTLQGRKSRGTDLHSKTASTVGISREHAKIFNYGRIYGAGQPFAERLLMQFNHRLTRQEAAEKAQQMYAVTKGLRRYRLSDEGEWLVRELDLPVDRTEDGWVSLQDLRKIQREASRKSHWKKWEVVAERAWMGGTESEMFNKLESIATSDTPCTPVLGCRISRALEPSAVQGEFMTSRVNWVVQSSAVDYLHLMLVAMKWLFEEFAIDGRFCISIHDEVRYLVREEDRYRAALALQITNLLTRCMFAHKLGLDDLPQSVAFFSTVDIDQCLRKEVTMDCKTPSNPTGMERRYGIPQGEALDIYQIIELTKGSLEK, from the exons ATGAGCCGCCTGCTCTGGAAGAAGGTGGCCGGCGCCACCACCGTCGGGCCAGGGCCAGTTCCAGCTCCCGGGCGCTGGGGCTCCggctccggccccgcccccgtccccagcgacgggccgccgccgccgcggccgcaGCAAGTGCCATCCTCGGAGGGCGGGCAGCAGCGGCACAACCCGTTGCACATCCAGATGCTCTCGAGAGGGCTTCACGAGCAAATCTTCGGGCGCGGCGCGGAGAAGCCCGGCGAGGCCGCGGTGCGCCGCAGCGTCGAGCACCTGCAGAGGCACGGGCTCTGGGGGCAGCCGGCCACGCCCTTGCCGGACGTGGAGCTGCGCCTGCCGCCCCTCTACGGGGGCAGCCTGGACCAGCACTTCCGCCTCCTGGCCCAGAAGCAGAGCCTGCCCTACCTGGAGGCGGCCAACTCGTTATTGCGGGCCCGGCTGCCCCCCCGGCCCCCGAGCTGGGCCTGGGCGGAGGGCTGGACCCGGTACGGCCCCGCGGGGGAGGCCGTACCCGTGGCCATCCCCGAGGAGCGGGCCCTGGTGTTCGACGTGGAGGTCTGCTTGGCAGAGGGAACCTGCCCCACGCTGGCGGTGGCCATATCCCCCTCGGCCTG GTATTCCTGGTGCAGCCGGCGGCTGGTGGAAGAGCGTTACTCTTGGACCAGCCAGCTGTCGCCGGCTGACCTCATTCCTCTGGAGGTCCCAGCCAGCGCCGGCGGCCCCACCCAGCGGGACTGGCAGGAGCAGTTGGTGGTGGGGCACAACGTTTGCTTTGATCGCGCCCATATCAGGGAGCAGTACCTGATCCAG ggTTCCCGCATGCGCTTTCTGGACACCATGAGCATGCACATGGCCATCTCGGGGCTCAGCGGCTTCCAGCGCAGTCTGTGGATGGCAGCCAAACAGGGCAAGCGCAAGGCCCGGCACCCCACGCAGCGAGGCCAGAAGTCCCAAAACAAAGCCAGCGGCCCAGTG ATCTCAGCCTGGGACTGGCTGGACATCAGCAGTGTCAATAACCTGGCAGACGTGCACAGCCTCTACGTGGGGGGGCCTCCCTTAGAGAAGGAGCCTCGAGAGCTGTTTGTCAAGGGTAGCATGAAGGACGTCCGTGAGAACTTCCAG GACCTGATGCAGTACTGTGCCCAGGACGTGTGGGCCACCTACGAGGTTTTCCAGCAGCAGCTACCACTCTTCTTGGAGAG GTGTCCCCACCCAGTGACCCTGGCCGGCATGCTGGAGATGGGTGTCTCCTACCTGCCTGTCAACCAGAACTGGGAGCGGTACCTGGCCGAGGCACAGAGCACCTACGAGGAGCTCCAGCGGGAGATGAAGAAGTCACTGATGGACCTGGCCGACGACGCCTGCCAGCTGCTCTCAGGAGAGAG GTACAAAGAAGACCCTTGGCTCTGGGACCTGGAGTGGGGCCTGCAGGAGTTTAAACAGAAGAAGGTGAAGCAGGTGAAGAGGAAGGAGCCAGTTGCAGCCAGCCAGTTGCCCACCGAGGGGGCTGGGGCTTCTGGGGATCCCAAGGACCAGGAAG ACCCCGGCCCCCCtagtgaggaggaggaggctcaGCGAGATGTCACGGCCCGCGCCTGCTTGGAGCATCTGAAGGGGACCGCAGAGATCCTGCCCAAGCGCCCCCAGCACCTTCCTGGACACCCTGG GTGGTACCGGAAGCTCTGCCCCCGGTTAGATGACCCTGCATGGACCCCGGGCCCTAGCCTCCTCAGCCTGCAGATGCGGGTCACTCCCAAACTCATGGCGATGACCTGGGATGGCTTTCCTCTGCACTTCTCGGAGCGGCATGGCTGGGGGTACCTGGTGCCCGGGCGGCGGGACAACTTGGCTAAGGCACCGGCGGAAGCTGCCCTGGCATCAGCTGGGGTGGCCTGCCCCTACAG CTGCCTTCACAGGAACGTCAGAGCAGGGGCCATCAGAAGCAGCAGGGCAGACGGGCTTGAGTGTAAG GGGAAGCAGCAGCCGGAGCCCCAGGAGGCAGGCCTGGCGGAGGAGTTCCTGCTCGCCGACGACAGCGCCGTGTGGCAGACG GTGGAAGAGCTGGGCTGCctggaggcggaggcggaggccaGGGAGGAGCGCTGTGGAGCAGCAGTCCCCGATCAGCCCCTGGCTCCG ACTGCTGCTGGTGGCCCCAGAGCCAGCCAGCCGGCCTATCACCATGGCAACGGACCTTACAATGACGTGGATGTTCCCGGCTGCTGGTTCTTCAAGCTGCCTCACAAG GATGGCAGCAGCTTCAATGTGGGCAGTCCCTTTGCCAAGGACTTCTTGCCCAAGATGGAGGACGGCACGCTACAGGCCGGCCCAGGAGGCGCCAGTGGGCCCCGTGCCttggaaatcaacaaaatgatttctttctggAGGAATGCCCATAAACGAATCAG CTCCCAGATGGTGGTGTGGCTGCCCAGGTCAGCTCTGCCCCGTGCCGTGACCAG gCACCCCCGCTATGATGAGGAAGGCCGCTACGGGGCCATCTTGCCTCAGGTGGTGACCGCCGGCACCATCACCCGCCGGGCTGTGGAGCCCACGTGGCTCACTGCCAGCAACGCCCGG CCTGACCGAGTAGGCAGCGAGTTGAAGGCCATGGTACAGGCCCCACCCGGCTACGTCCTCGTGGGTGCCGACGTGGACTCGCAGGAGCTGTGGATCGCGGCTGTGCTTGGAGACGCCCACTTCGCGGGCATGCACG gCTGCACGGCCTTCGGCTGGATGACACTGCAGGGCAGGAAGAGCAGGGGCACCGACCTACACAGTAAGACCGCCTCAACGGTGGGCATCAGCCGTGAGCACGCCAAGATCTTCAACTATGGCCGCATCTACGGGGCGGGACAGCCCTTCGCCGAGCGCCTGCTCATGCAGTTCAACCACCGGCTCACACGTCAGGAGGCAGCCGAGAAGGCCCAGCAGATGTACGCCGTCACCAAGGGCCTTCGCAG GTACCGGCTTTCGGATGAGGGGGAGTGGCTGGTGAGGGAGTTGGACCTCCCCGTGGACAGGACTGAAGATGGCTGGGTTTCCCTGCAGGATCTGCGCAAGATCCAGAGAGAAGCTTCAAGAAA GTCACACTGGAAGAAGTGGGAGGTGGTCGCTGAACGAGCGTGGATGGGGGGCACAGAGTCAGAAATGTTCAACAAGCTGGAGAGCATCGCCACGTCTGACACCCCATGTACCCCCGTGCTGGGCTGCCGGATCAGCCGAGCCCTGGAGCCCTCGGCCGTCCAGGGGGAG TTTATGACCAGTCGTGTGAACTGGGTGGTGCAGAGCTCTGCTGTGGACTATTTGCACCTCATGCTCGTGGCCATGAAGTGGCTTTTTGAAGAATTTGCCATCGATGGGCGCTTCTGCATCAGCATCCACGACGAGGTCCGCTACCTGGTGCGAGAAGAGGACCGCTACCGCGCGGCCCTGGCCCTGCAGATCACCAACCTCCTGACCAG GTGCATGTTTGCCCATAAGCTGGGCCTGGATGACCTGCCCCAGTCAGTCGCCTTTTTCAGTACAGTCGATATTGACCAGTGCCTCAGGAAGGAAGTGACCATGGATTGTAAAACCCCTTCCAACCCAACTGGGATGGAAAGGAGATACGGGATTCCCCAGG GTGAAGCGCTGGATATTTACCAGATAATTGAACTCACCaaaggctccttggagaaatga
- the POLG gene encoding DNA polymerase subunit gamma-1 isoform X2: MSRLLWKKVAGATTVGPGPVPAPGRWGSGSGPAPVPSDGPPPPRPQQVPSSEGGQQRHNPLHIQMLSRGLHEQIFGRGAEKPGEAAVRRSVEHLQRHGLWGQPATPLPDVELRLPPLYGGSLDQHFRLLAQKQSLPYLEAANSLLRARLPPRPPSWAWAEGWTRYGPAGEAVPVAIPEERALVFDVEVCLAEGTCPTLAVAISPSAWYSWCSRRLVEERYSWTSQLSPADLIPLEVPASAGGPTQRDWQEQLVVGHNVCFDRAHIREQYLIQGSRMRFLDTMSMHMAISGLSGFQRSLWMAAKQGKRKARHPTQRGQKSQNKASGPVISAWDWLDISSVNNLADVHSLYVGGPPLEKEPRELFVKGSMKDVRENFQDLMQYCAQDVWATYEVFQQQLPLFLERCPHPVTLAGMLEMGVSYLPVNQNWERYLAEAQSTYEELQREMKKSLMDLADDACQLLSGERYKEDPWLWDLEWGLQEFKQKKVKQVKRKEPVAASQLPTEGAGASGDPKDQEDPGPPSEEEEAQRDVTARACLEHLKGTAEILPKRPQHLPGHPGWYRKLCPRLDDPAWTPGPSLLSLQMRVTPKLMAMTWDGFPLHFSERHGWGYLVPGRRDNLAKAPAEAALASAGVACPYRAIESLYRKHCLEQGKQQPEPQEAGLAEEFLLADDSAVWQTVEELGCLEAEAEAREERCGAAVPDQPLAPTAAGGPRASQPAYHHGNGPYNDVDVPGCWFFKLPHKDGSSFNVGSPFAKDFLPKMEDGTLQAGPGGASGPRALEINKMISFWRNAHKRISSQMVVWLPRSALPRAVTRHPRYDEEGRYGAILPQVVTAGTITRRAVEPTWLTASNARPDRVGSELKAMVQAPPGYVLVGADVDSQELWIAAVLGDAHFAGMHGCTAFGWMTLQGRKSRGTDLHSKTASTVGISREHAKIFNYGRIYGAGQPFAERLLMQFNHRLTRQEAAEKAQQMYAVTKGLRRYRLSDEGEWLVRELDLPVDRTEDGWVSLQDLRKIQREASRKSHWKKWEVVAERAWMGGTESEMFNKLESIATSDTPCTPVLGCRISRALEPSAVQGEFMTSRVNWVVQSSAVDYLHLMLVAMKWLFEEFAIDGRFCISIHDEVRYLVREEDRYRAALALQITNLLTRCMFAHKLGLDDLPQSVAFFSTVDIDQCLRKEVTMDCKTPSNPTGMERRYGIPQGEALDIYQIIELTKGSLEK, encoded by the exons ATGAGCCGCCTGCTCTGGAAGAAGGTGGCCGGCGCCACCACCGTCGGGCCAGGGCCAGTTCCAGCTCCCGGGCGCTGGGGCTCCggctccggccccgcccccgtccccagcgacgggccgccgccgccgcggccgcaGCAAGTGCCATCCTCGGAGGGCGGGCAGCAGCGGCACAACCCGTTGCACATCCAGATGCTCTCGAGAGGGCTTCACGAGCAAATCTTCGGGCGCGGCGCGGAGAAGCCCGGCGAGGCCGCGGTGCGCCGCAGCGTCGAGCACCTGCAGAGGCACGGGCTCTGGGGGCAGCCGGCCACGCCCTTGCCGGACGTGGAGCTGCGCCTGCCGCCCCTCTACGGGGGCAGCCTGGACCAGCACTTCCGCCTCCTGGCCCAGAAGCAGAGCCTGCCCTACCTGGAGGCGGCCAACTCGTTATTGCGGGCCCGGCTGCCCCCCCGGCCCCCGAGCTGGGCCTGGGCGGAGGGCTGGACCCGGTACGGCCCCGCGGGGGAGGCCGTACCCGTGGCCATCCCCGAGGAGCGGGCCCTGGTGTTCGACGTGGAGGTCTGCTTGGCAGAGGGAACCTGCCCCACGCTGGCGGTGGCCATATCCCCCTCGGCCTG GTATTCCTGGTGCAGCCGGCGGCTGGTGGAAGAGCGTTACTCTTGGACCAGCCAGCTGTCGCCGGCTGACCTCATTCCTCTGGAGGTCCCAGCCAGCGCCGGCGGCCCCACCCAGCGGGACTGGCAGGAGCAGTTGGTGGTGGGGCACAACGTTTGCTTTGATCGCGCCCATATCAGGGAGCAGTACCTGATCCAG ggTTCCCGCATGCGCTTTCTGGACACCATGAGCATGCACATGGCCATCTCGGGGCTCAGCGGCTTCCAGCGCAGTCTGTGGATGGCAGCCAAACAGGGCAAGCGCAAGGCCCGGCACCCCACGCAGCGAGGCCAGAAGTCCCAAAACAAAGCCAGCGGCCCAGTG ATCTCAGCCTGGGACTGGCTGGACATCAGCAGTGTCAATAACCTGGCAGACGTGCACAGCCTCTACGTGGGGGGGCCTCCCTTAGAGAAGGAGCCTCGAGAGCTGTTTGTCAAGGGTAGCATGAAGGACGTCCGTGAGAACTTCCAG GACCTGATGCAGTACTGTGCCCAGGACGTGTGGGCCACCTACGAGGTTTTCCAGCAGCAGCTACCACTCTTCTTGGAGAG GTGTCCCCACCCAGTGACCCTGGCCGGCATGCTGGAGATGGGTGTCTCCTACCTGCCTGTCAACCAGAACTGGGAGCGGTACCTGGCCGAGGCACAGAGCACCTACGAGGAGCTCCAGCGGGAGATGAAGAAGTCACTGATGGACCTGGCCGACGACGCCTGCCAGCTGCTCTCAGGAGAGAG GTACAAAGAAGACCCTTGGCTCTGGGACCTGGAGTGGGGCCTGCAGGAGTTTAAACAGAAGAAGGTGAAGCAGGTGAAGAGGAAGGAGCCAGTTGCAGCCAGCCAGTTGCCCACCGAGGGGGCTGGGGCTTCTGGGGATCCCAAGGACCAGGAAG ACCCCGGCCCCCCtagtgaggaggaggaggctcaGCGAGATGTCACGGCCCGCGCCTGCTTGGAGCATCTGAAGGGGACCGCAGAGATCCTGCCCAAGCGCCCCCAGCACCTTCCTGGACACCCTGG GTGGTACCGGAAGCTCTGCCCCCGGTTAGATGACCCTGCATGGACCCCGGGCCCTAGCCTCCTCAGCCTGCAGATGCGGGTCACTCCCAAACTCATGGCGATGACCTGGGATGGCTTTCCTCTGCACTTCTCGGAGCGGCATGGCTGGGGGTACCTGGTGCCCGGGCGGCGGGACAACTTGGCTAAGGCACCGGCGGAAGCTGCCCTGGCATCAGCTGGGGTGGCCTGCCCCTACAG AGCCATCGAGTCCCTGTACAGGAAGCACTGTCTTGAACAGGGGAAGCAGCAGCCGGAGCCCCAGGAGGCAGGCCTGGCGGAGGAGTTCCTGCTCGCCGACGACAGCGCCGTGTGGCAGACG GTGGAAGAGCTGGGCTGCctggaggcggaggcggaggccaGGGAGGAGCGCTGTGGAGCAGCAGTCCCCGATCAGCCCCTGGCTCCG ACTGCTGCTGGTGGCCCCAGAGCCAGCCAGCCGGCCTATCACCATGGCAACGGACCTTACAATGACGTGGATGTTCCCGGCTGCTGGTTCTTCAAGCTGCCTCACAAG GATGGCAGCAGCTTCAATGTGGGCAGTCCCTTTGCCAAGGACTTCTTGCCCAAGATGGAGGACGGCACGCTACAGGCCGGCCCAGGAGGCGCCAGTGGGCCCCGTGCCttggaaatcaacaaaatgatttctttctggAGGAATGCCCATAAACGAATCAG CTCCCAGATGGTGGTGTGGCTGCCCAGGTCAGCTCTGCCCCGTGCCGTGACCAG gCACCCCCGCTATGATGAGGAAGGCCGCTACGGGGCCATCTTGCCTCAGGTGGTGACCGCCGGCACCATCACCCGCCGGGCTGTGGAGCCCACGTGGCTCACTGCCAGCAACGCCCGG CCTGACCGAGTAGGCAGCGAGTTGAAGGCCATGGTACAGGCCCCACCCGGCTACGTCCTCGTGGGTGCCGACGTGGACTCGCAGGAGCTGTGGATCGCGGCTGTGCTTGGAGACGCCCACTTCGCGGGCATGCACG gCTGCACGGCCTTCGGCTGGATGACACTGCAGGGCAGGAAGAGCAGGGGCACCGACCTACACAGTAAGACCGCCTCAACGGTGGGCATCAGCCGTGAGCACGCCAAGATCTTCAACTATGGCCGCATCTACGGGGCGGGACAGCCCTTCGCCGAGCGCCTGCTCATGCAGTTCAACCACCGGCTCACACGTCAGGAGGCAGCCGAGAAGGCCCAGCAGATGTACGCCGTCACCAAGGGCCTTCGCAG GTACCGGCTTTCGGATGAGGGGGAGTGGCTGGTGAGGGAGTTGGACCTCCCCGTGGACAGGACTGAAGATGGCTGGGTTTCCCTGCAGGATCTGCGCAAGATCCAGAGAGAAGCTTCAAGAAA GTCACACTGGAAGAAGTGGGAGGTGGTCGCTGAACGAGCGTGGATGGGGGGCACAGAGTCAGAAATGTTCAACAAGCTGGAGAGCATCGCCACGTCTGACACCCCATGTACCCCCGTGCTGGGCTGCCGGATCAGCCGAGCCCTGGAGCCCTCGGCCGTCCAGGGGGAG TTTATGACCAGTCGTGTGAACTGGGTGGTGCAGAGCTCTGCTGTGGACTATTTGCACCTCATGCTCGTGGCCATGAAGTGGCTTTTTGAAGAATTTGCCATCGATGGGCGCTTCTGCATCAGCATCCACGACGAGGTCCGCTACCTGGTGCGAGAAGAGGACCGCTACCGCGCGGCCCTGGCCCTGCAGATCACCAACCTCCTGACCAG GTGCATGTTTGCCCATAAGCTGGGCCTGGATGACCTGCCCCAGTCAGTCGCCTTTTTCAGTACAGTCGATATTGACCAGTGCCTCAGGAAGGAAGTGACCATGGATTGTAAAACCCCTTCCAACCCAACTGGGATGGAAAGGAGATACGGGATTCCCCAGG GTGAAGCGCTGGATATTTACCAGATAATTGAACTCACCaaaggctccttggagaaatga
- the POLG gene encoding DNA polymerase subunit gamma-1 isoform X3 — translation MSRLLWKKVAGATTVGPGPVPAPGRWGSGSGPAPVPSDGPPPPRPQQVPSSEGGQQRHNPLHIQMLSRGLHEQIFGRGAEKPGEAAVRRSVEHLQRHGLWGQPATPLPDVELRLPPLYGGSLDQHFRLLAQKQSLPYLEAANSLLRARLPPRPPSWAWAEGWTRYGPAGEAVPVAIPEERALVFDVEVCLAEGTCPTLAVAISPSAWYSWCSRRLVEERYSWTSQLSPADLIPLEVPASAGGPTQRDWQEQLVVGHNVCFDRAHIREQYLIQGSRMRFLDTMSMHMAISGLSGFQRSLWMAAKQGKRKARHPTQRGQKSQNKASGPVISAWDWLDISSVNNLADVHSLYVGGPPLEKEPRELFVKGSMKDVRENFQDLMQYCAQDVWATYEVFQQQLPLFLERCPHPVTLAGMLEMGVSYLPVNQNWERYLAEAQSTYEELQREMKKSLMDLADDACQLLSGERYKEDPWLWDLEWGLQEFKQKKVKQVKRKEPVAASQLPTEGAGASGDPKDQEDPGPPSEEEEAQRDVTARACLEHLKGTAEILPKRPQHLPGHPGWYRKLCPRLDDPAWTPGPSLLSLQMRVTPKLMAMTWDGFPLHFSERHGWGYLVPGRRDNLAKAPAEAALASAGVACPYSCLHRNVRAGAIRSSRADGLECKGKQQPEPQEAGLAEEFLLADDSAVWQTVEELGCLEAEAEAREERCGAAVPDQPLAPTAAGGPRASQPAYHHGNGPYNDVDVPGCWFFKLPHKDGSSFNVGSPFAKDFLPKMEDGTLQAGPGGASGPRALEINKMISFWRNAHKRISSQMVVWLPRSALPRAVTRHPRYDEEGRYGAILPQVVTAGTITRRAVEPTWLTASNARPDRVGSELKAMVQAPPGYVLVGADVDSQELWIAAVLGDAHFAGMHGCTAFGWMTLQGRKSRGTDLHSKTASTVGISREHAKIFNYGRIYGAGQPFAERLLMQFNHRLTRQEAAEKAQQMYAVTKGLRRYRLSDEGEWLVRELDLPVDRTEDGWVSLQDLRKIQREASRKSHWKKWEVVAERAWMGGTESEMFNKLESIATSDTPCTPVLGCRISRALEPSAVQGEFMTSRVNWVVQSSAVDYLHLMLVAMKWLFEEFAIDGRFCISIHDEVRYLVREEDRYRAALALQITNLLTR, via the exons ATGAGCCGCCTGCTCTGGAAGAAGGTGGCCGGCGCCACCACCGTCGGGCCAGGGCCAGTTCCAGCTCCCGGGCGCTGGGGCTCCggctccggccccgcccccgtccccagcgacgggccgccgccgccgcggccgcaGCAAGTGCCATCCTCGGAGGGCGGGCAGCAGCGGCACAACCCGTTGCACATCCAGATGCTCTCGAGAGGGCTTCACGAGCAAATCTTCGGGCGCGGCGCGGAGAAGCCCGGCGAGGCCGCGGTGCGCCGCAGCGTCGAGCACCTGCAGAGGCACGGGCTCTGGGGGCAGCCGGCCACGCCCTTGCCGGACGTGGAGCTGCGCCTGCCGCCCCTCTACGGGGGCAGCCTGGACCAGCACTTCCGCCTCCTGGCCCAGAAGCAGAGCCTGCCCTACCTGGAGGCGGCCAACTCGTTATTGCGGGCCCGGCTGCCCCCCCGGCCCCCGAGCTGGGCCTGGGCGGAGGGCTGGACCCGGTACGGCCCCGCGGGGGAGGCCGTACCCGTGGCCATCCCCGAGGAGCGGGCCCTGGTGTTCGACGTGGAGGTCTGCTTGGCAGAGGGAACCTGCCCCACGCTGGCGGTGGCCATATCCCCCTCGGCCTG GTATTCCTGGTGCAGCCGGCGGCTGGTGGAAGAGCGTTACTCTTGGACCAGCCAGCTGTCGCCGGCTGACCTCATTCCTCTGGAGGTCCCAGCCAGCGCCGGCGGCCCCACCCAGCGGGACTGGCAGGAGCAGTTGGTGGTGGGGCACAACGTTTGCTTTGATCGCGCCCATATCAGGGAGCAGTACCTGATCCAG ggTTCCCGCATGCGCTTTCTGGACACCATGAGCATGCACATGGCCATCTCGGGGCTCAGCGGCTTCCAGCGCAGTCTGTGGATGGCAGCCAAACAGGGCAAGCGCAAGGCCCGGCACCCCACGCAGCGAGGCCAGAAGTCCCAAAACAAAGCCAGCGGCCCAGTG ATCTCAGCCTGGGACTGGCTGGACATCAGCAGTGTCAATAACCTGGCAGACGTGCACAGCCTCTACGTGGGGGGGCCTCCCTTAGAGAAGGAGCCTCGAGAGCTGTTTGTCAAGGGTAGCATGAAGGACGTCCGTGAGAACTTCCAG GACCTGATGCAGTACTGTGCCCAGGACGTGTGGGCCACCTACGAGGTTTTCCAGCAGCAGCTACCACTCTTCTTGGAGAG GTGTCCCCACCCAGTGACCCTGGCCGGCATGCTGGAGATGGGTGTCTCCTACCTGCCTGTCAACCAGAACTGGGAGCGGTACCTGGCCGAGGCACAGAGCACCTACGAGGAGCTCCAGCGGGAGATGAAGAAGTCACTGATGGACCTGGCCGACGACGCCTGCCAGCTGCTCTCAGGAGAGAG GTACAAAGAAGACCCTTGGCTCTGGGACCTGGAGTGGGGCCTGCAGGAGTTTAAACAGAAGAAGGTGAAGCAGGTGAAGAGGAAGGAGCCAGTTGCAGCCAGCCAGTTGCCCACCGAGGGGGCTGGGGCTTCTGGGGATCCCAAGGACCAGGAAG ACCCCGGCCCCCCtagtgaggaggaggaggctcaGCGAGATGTCACGGCCCGCGCCTGCTTGGAGCATCTGAAGGGGACCGCAGAGATCCTGCCCAAGCGCCCCCAGCACCTTCCTGGACACCCTGG GTGGTACCGGAAGCTCTGCCCCCGGTTAGATGACCCTGCATGGACCCCGGGCCCTAGCCTCCTCAGCCTGCAGATGCGGGTCACTCCCAAACTCATGGCGATGACCTGGGATGGCTTTCCTCTGCACTTCTCGGAGCGGCATGGCTGGGGGTACCTGGTGCCCGGGCGGCGGGACAACTTGGCTAAGGCACCGGCGGAAGCTGCCCTGGCATCAGCTGGGGTGGCCTGCCCCTACAG CTGCCTTCACAGGAACGTCAGAGCAGGGGCCATCAGAAGCAGCAGGGCAGACGGGCTTGAGTGTAAG GGGAAGCAGCAGCCGGAGCCCCAGGAGGCAGGCCTGGCGGAGGAGTTCCTGCTCGCCGACGACAGCGCCGTGTGGCAGACG GTGGAAGAGCTGGGCTGCctggaggcggaggcggaggccaGGGAGGAGCGCTGTGGAGCAGCAGTCCCCGATCAGCCCCTGGCTCCG ACTGCTGCTGGTGGCCCCAGAGCCAGCCAGCCGGCCTATCACCATGGCAACGGACCTTACAATGACGTGGATGTTCCCGGCTGCTGGTTCTTCAAGCTGCCTCACAAG GATGGCAGCAGCTTCAATGTGGGCAGTCCCTTTGCCAAGGACTTCTTGCCCAAGATGGAGGACGGCACGCTACAGGCCGGCCCAGGAGGCGCCAGTGGGCCCCGTGCCttggaaatcaacaaaatgatttctttctggAGGAATGCCCATAAACGAATCAG CTCCCAGATGGTGGTGTGGCTGCCCAGGTCAGCTCTGCCCCGTGCCGTGACCAG gCACCCCCGCTATGATGAGGAAGGCCGCTACGGGGCCATCTTGCCTCAGGTGGTGACCGCCGGCACCATCACCCGCCGGGCTGTGGAGCCCACGTGGCTCACTGCCAGCAACGCCCGG CCTGACCGAGTAGGCAGCGAGTTGAAGGCCATGGTACAGGCCCCACCCGGCTACGTCCTCGTGGGTGCCGACGTGGACTCGCAGGAGCTGTGGATCGCGGCTGTGCTTGGAGACGCCCACTTCGCGGGCATGCACG gCTGCACGGCCTTCGGCTGGATGACACTGCAGGGCAGGAAGAGCAGGGGCACCGACCTACACAGTAAGACCGCCTCAACGGTGGGCATCAGCCGTGAGCACGCCAAGATCTTCAACTATGGCCGCATCTACGGGGCGGGACAGCCCTTCGCCGAGCGCCTGCTCATGCAGTTCAACCACCGGCTCACACGTCAGGAGGCAGCCGAGAAGGCCCAGCAGATGTACGCCGTCACCAAGGGCCTTCGCAG GTACCGGCTTTCGGATGAGGGGGAGTGGCTGGTGAGGGAGTTGGACCTCCCCGTGGACAGGACTGAAGATGGCTGGGTTTCCCTGCAGGATCTGCGCAAGATCCAGAGAGAAGCTTCAAGAAA GTCACACTGGAAGAAGTGGGAGGTGGTCGCTGAACGAGCGTGGATGGGGGGCACAGAGTCAGAAATGTTCAACAAGCTGGAGAGCATCGCCACGTCTGACACCCCATGTACCCCCGTGCTGGGCTGCCGGATCAGCCGAGCCCTGGAGCCCTCGGCCGTCCAGGGGGAG TTTATGACCAGTCGTGTGAACTGGGTGGTGCAGAGCTCTGCTGTGGACTATTTGCACCTCATGCTCGTGGCCATGAAGTGGCTTTTTGAAGAATTTGCCATCGATGGGCGCTTCTGCATCAGCATCCACGACGAGGTCCGCTACCTGGTGCGAGAAGAGGACCGCTACCGCGCGGCCCTGGCCCTGCAGATCACCAACCTCCTGACCAG GTGA